From one Thalassospira lucentensis genomic stretch:
- a CDS encoding helix-turn-helix domain-containing protein, which translates to MTNHTGSSFDDFLEEEGIREEVETVAIKRVLAWQLRQEMEKQNLSKAEMARLMKTSRTQLERLLDDTNDKVQLDTIQRGAKAVGRTLKLELV; encoded by the coding sequence ATGACCAACCATACTGGCTCTTCTTTTGACGACTTTCTCGAAGAAGAAGGCATTCGCGAAGAAGTCGAAACCGTGGCCATCAAGCGAGTCCTCGCGTGGCAACTGCGTCAGGAAATGGAAAAGCAAAATCTGAGCAAGGCCGAAATGGCCCGCCTGATGAAAACAAGCCGCACCCAGCTTGAACGCCTGCTTGATGACACCAACGACAAGGTGCAGCTCGACACGATCCAGCGCGGCGCCAAGGCCGTCGGCCGCACGCTCAAGCTCGAACTGGTCTAA
- a CDS encoding type II toxin-antitoxin system RelE/ParE family toxin, which produces MKKLEARFFRTLGGIEPVREFLKELAPQDRKTLGMDIATVEYGWPVGMPACRSLGKGLWEVRSNISDKRIVRVVFCIADGEMLLLHAFIKKTQKTPQTDFDLALTRKKELEQ; this is translated from the coding sequence ATGAAGAAACTTGAAGCACGTTTCTTCCGAACCCTTGGCGGGATTGAACCTGTCCGGGAATTTCTCAAGGAACTTGCGCCGCAAGACCGCAAAACACTCGGCATGGACATCGCCACCGTGGAATATGGCTGGCCTGTCGGCATGCCAGCCTGCCGGTCATTAGGCAAAGGTCTTTGGGAAGTCCGCAGCAACATTTCCGACAAAAGGATTGTCAGGGTTGTTTTCTGCATCGCCGACGGTGAAATGCTTTTGCTTCATGCCTTCATCAAGAAAACGCAAAAAACGCCCCAAACCGACTTTGACCTTGCTCTGACGCGCAAGAAGGAACTGGAACAATGA
- the murD gene encoding UDP-N-acetylmuramoyl-L-alanine--D-glutamate ligase, with translation MIDLSHLRGKTIAVLGLGKSGLASVKALVNGGAIVWAWDDNAESRGQLEAFGLAPINLAECDWTEPDMLVISPGIPSTFPTPHPAAEKARRAGKPIICDVELLCTALPDVPSIAITGTNGKSTTTALTAHILSNAGIKTQAGGNLGNPALGFDPAGPDDCFVLELSSYQLELLHDASFDACGLLNITPDHLDRHGGMDGYIGAKRRVFARNKGPKWAVISVDDDPCARMAVELAREGGRRVIEVSVHKPAPHGIYVENGWLIDDLSGAQARIMDLVTVAHMPGVHNWQNIAFAYALCRARGVVASKIIEGIMTFPGLAHRQERLGMADGVTFVNDSKATNAEATAKALSAYRDIYWILGGKPKEGGIDGLQAFYPQIKKAYLIGAAADAFAETLGDDLPWQKCETLDRATAAAFLDAREGIASRAVDMPVVLLSPACASFDQFKSFEARGDAFRDLFNALAHAGQEKP, from the coding sequence TTGATCGACCTGTCACATCTGCGCGGCAAAACCATCGCGGTTCTGGGTCTGGGCAAATCCGGACTGGCCAGTGTCAAGGCACTGGTCAATGGCGGTGCCATCGTCTGGGCATGGGATGACAACGCGGAAAGCCGTGGCCAGCTAGAGGCCTTCGGCCTCGCCCCGATCAATCTCGCGGAATGTGACTGGACCGAACCCGATATGCTGGTCATCAGCCCCGGCATTCCGTCCACCTTCCCGACCCCGCATCCTGCGGCCGAAAAGGCGCGCCGTGCGGGCAAGCCGATCATCTGCGATGTCGAACTGCTGTGCACCGCCCTTCCCGATGTACCCAGCATCGCGATCACCGGCACCAACGGCAAATCAACCACGACCGCCCTGACCGCCCATATCCTGTCAAACGCCGGGATCAAGACTCAGGCGGGCGGCAATCTTGGCAATCCGGCCCTGGGATTTGATCCCGCCGGTCCCGATGACTGCTTTGTGCTGGAACTCTCATCCTATCAACTCGAACTGCTCCATGACGCCAGTTTCGATGCCTGCGGCCTGCTCAACATCACGCCCGATCATCTGGATCGTCACGGCGGCATGGATGGCTATATCGGTGCCAAACGCCGCGTCTTTGCGCGCAACAAGGGCCCGAAATGGGCAGTGATTTCGGTCGATGACGATCCCTGCGCGCGCATGGCGGTTGAACTCGCCCGCGAAGGCGGTCGCCGCGTGATCGAGGTATCGGTCCATAAACCGGCCCCGCATGGCATTTACGTTGAAAATGGCTGGCTGATCGATGATCTGTCGGGCGCACAGGCCCGGATCATGGATCTGGTCACGGTCGCCCATATGCCCGGCGTCCATAACTGGCAAAACATCGCATTCGCCTATGCCCTTTGCCGGGCACGCGGGGTTGTGGCATCGAAAATCATCGAAGGCATCATGACCTTCCCCGGCCTCGCCCACCGGCAGGAACGGCTGGGCATGGCCGATGGCGTCACCTTTGTGAATGACAGCAAGGCGACCAACGCCGAAGCCACCGCCAAGGCCCTTTCGGCCTATCGTGATATCTACTGGATTTTGGGTGGCAAACCCAAGGAAGGCGGCATTGACGGCCTGCAGGCATTTTATCCGCAAATCAAAAAGGCCTATCTGATCGGCGCTGCCGCCGATGCCTTTGCCGAAACGCTGGGCGATGACCTGCCATGGCAGAAATGCGAAACGCTGGATCGCGCCACCGCGGCAGCCTTCCTTGACGCCAGGGAAGGCATCGCATCACGCGCAGTCGATATGCCGGTCGTGCTGCTCTCGCCGGCCTGCGCATCGTTCGATCAGTTCAAAAGTTTCGAAGCCCGCGGCGATGCCTTCCGCGACCTGTTTAACGCGCTGGCACATGCCGGGCAGGAGAAACCATGA
- the ftsW gene encoding putative lipid II flippase FtsW, translating to MKTLFGNSTNNNIAFSRADTSVLGIWWWTVDRWMLAAVILLMGIGALLVMSASPPVADRINVDSFHFVRRQFVFLGLAAICAFGISLLSIKWVRRLASIMFLGVICLLIITPFVGSEIKGAVRWIHLAGITLQPSEFLKPCFAVVVAWMFSEGRLNPNFPGYIVSCMLLATCIILLMIQPDFGQTVVVTAIWSTQIFLAGLPMVLVFGLGLGVVGLAVGAYLVLPHVQSRVDRFLDPASGDNYQIDRSMEAFMNGGLMGQGPGEGSVKNYLPDAHSDFIFAVAGEEFGLLFCVLVVGVFSFVIMRGLSRLMGERNLFVVLAVTGILVQFGLQAVINMASTLQLVPPKGMTLPFISYGGSATIGIAIGMGFVLALTRKRPGE from the coding sequence ATGAAAACCCTGTTTGGCAACAGCACCAACAACAACATCGCCTTTTCGCGCGCCGATACCTCGGTGCTCGGCATCTGGTGGTGGACGGTGGATCGCTGGATGCTGGCCGCGGTCATCCTGCTGATGGGGATTGGCGCGCTGCTGGTCATGTCGGCAAGCCCGCCGGTGGCGGACCGCATTAATGTCGACAGCTTCCATTTCGTCCGCCGGCAGTTCGTCTTCCTCGGCCTTGCCGCCATCTGCGCCTTTGGCATTTCGCTGCTTTCGATCAAATGGGTGCGGCGCCTGGCCTCGATCATGTTTCTGGGCGTGATCTGCCTTCTGATCATTACCCCCTTTGTCGGCTCGGAAATCAAGGGTGCTGTGCGCTGGATTCATCTGGCCGGGATCACCCTGCAACCGTCCGAATTCCTCAAGCCCTGCTTTGCGGTTGTGGTGGCCTGGATGTTTTCCGAAGGCCGGCTTAACCCGAACTTCCCGGGCTATATCGTCTCCTGCATGCTGCTTGCGACCTGCATCATCCTTCTGATGATCCAGCCCGACTTTGGCCAGACCGTGGTGGTCACCGCCATCTGGTCGACCCAGATTTTCCTCGCAGGCCTGCCGATGGTGCTGGTCTTTGGCCTTGGCCTTGGCGTGGTCGGCCTGGCGGTTGGCGCCTATCTGGTGCTGCCGCACGTGCAGTCGCGTGTGGACCGCTTCCTGGATCCGGCATCGGGCGACAACTATCAGATCGACCGCTCGATGGAGGCCTTCATGAATGGCGGCCTGATGGGTCAGGGCCCCGGCGAGGGTTCGGTGAAAAACTACCTGCCCGACGCCCATTCCGACTTCATCTTTGCCGTCGCGGGCGAAGAATTCGGCCTTCTGTTCTGCGTTCTCGTGGTTGGTGTGTTCAGCTTCGTCATCATGCGCGGCCTCTCGCGCCTGATGGGCGAACGCAACCTGTTTGTCGTGCTGGCCGTCACCGGCATTCTGGTCCAGTTCGGTTTGCAGGCCGTGATCAACATGGCCTCCACCCTGCAACTGGTCCCGCCAAAAGGCATGACCCTGCCCTTCATCTCCTATGGCGGCTCCGCCACGATTGGCATCGCGATCGGCATGGGCTTCGTTCTGGCCTTAACCCGCAAACGCCCGGGCGAATAA
- the murG gene encoding undecaprenyldiphospho-muramoylpentapeptide beta-N-acetylglucosaminyltransferase: MTDIQNIEVSPMEHPLAGQVIALTSGGTGGHMFPAVALARALVRRGAHVLFFTDARASRYTEGVEGVETIILPAGGIAGKGLKGRLTGALRLGLGTMKARALLKKSRPAAVIGFGGYASIPATLSAKWLGIPFAIHEQNAVLGRANRMVAGAAHRIATSFPTVKLIAPNDAAKVIWTGNPIRHEVAALASTEYDAPTSEGPVRLLITGGSQGARVLSEILPAALVALPRDLRNRLIVTQQAREEDLDAVRKTYEGSGIDVTLASFIDDIPERLRDCHLVIARSGASTVAELTAAGRPALLVPLPSAIDDHQRFNAQQVEEAGGAWLLPQDRFTIEILSERLTKLLQNPAALTRAAKAAKATGRPNAAERLADMVLDLLGLNPAGSPDNDNMTKKDPQKV, translated from the coding sequence ATGACCGACATCCAGAATATTGAAGTTTCCCCGATGGAACACCCGTTGGCAGGACAGGTGATCGCCCTGACATCGGGCGGCACCGGCGGCCATATGTTTCCGGCGGTTGCACTGGCGCGCGCCCTTGTCAGGCGCGGAGCCCACGTGCTGTTTTTCACTGATGCCCGCGCCTCGCGCTATACCGAAGGGGTCGAGGGGGTTGAAACCATCATCCTGCCGGCCGGCGGCATTGCCGGAAAGGGCCTTAAGGGCCGTCTGACTGGCGCACTTCGCCTTGGCCTTGGCACGATGAAGGCGCGCGCGCTTCTGAAAAAATCCCGTCCCGCCGCGGTCATCGGCTTTGGCGGTTATGCCTCGATCCCGGCAACGCTTTCGGCCAAATGGCTTGGCATCCCGTTTGCCATTCATGAACAGAACGCGGTTCTGGGCCGGGCCAACCGGATGGTTGCGGGTGCCGCCCACCGCATCGCGACATCCTTCCCGACGGTCAAACTGATCGCGCCCAATGACGCGGCCAAGGTCATCTGGACCGGCAACCCGATCCGCCACGAAGTCGCCGCCCTCGCCAGCACCGAATATGACGCCCCAACATCCGAGGGCCCGGTGCGCCTGCTGATTACCGGCGGGTCGCAGGGGGCACGCGTTCTATCCGAAATTCTGCCCGCCGCACTGGTCGCCCTGCCGCGTGATTTGCGCAACCGCCTGATCGTGACCCAGCAGGCCCGCGAAGAAGACCTAGACGCGGTGCGCAAAACCTATGAAGGATCGGGCATTGATGTGACCCTGGCATCCTTTATCGATGACATCCCCGAACGTCTGCGCGATTGCCATCTGGTGATTGCGCGGTCCGGTGCCTCCACCGTGGCCGAACTGACCGCAGCCGGTCGTCCGGCCCTTCTGGTGCCGCTGCCCAGTGCGATTGACGATCACCAGCGTTTCAACGCCCAGCAGGTCGAAGAAGCCGGTGGCGCGTGGCTATTGCCACAAGACCGTTTCACGATCGAGATTTTAAGCGAACGTTTGACCAAACTTCTGCAAAACCCGGCGGCACTCACCCGTGCGGCCAAGGCTGCCAAGGCCACCGGTCGCCCCAATGCCGCCGAACGGCTGGCCGACATGGTGCTGGATCTGCTGGGGCTGAACCCGGCCGGCAGCCCCGATAATGATAACATGACAAAGAAAGACCCCCAGAAGGTATGA
- a CDS encoding zinc-dependent alcohol dehydrogenase family protein — protein sequence MKVQTMKAQILKSFGGPEAFELQDVAKPVPQAGQVLVRVHATSINPLDYQVRRGDYPDYVPLPAITGHDVSGVVESVGPGVTSFVPGDEVWYTPQIFDGDGSYAEYHVASEKIIGKKPASLSHLEAASLTLVGGTAWEALVVRAGLRVGESILIHGGAGGVGHVAIQVAKAIGAKVFTTVREDNFEFAQSLGADVLIDYTKEDYVDAILRETDGKGVDVIFDTIGGNTLAKSADALAQLGRVVSIVDIAQPQNLIEAWGKNASYHFVFTRQNRGKLDELSTLIERGQLRPHVGAVYSLADIPLAHARLENPDNGLRGKIAIKVAP from the coding sequence ATGAAAGTCCAGACAATGAAAGCTCAGATACTCAAATCCTTTGGCGGCCCGGAAGCCTTTGAACTTCAGGACGTCGCCAAGCCCGTCCCGCAGGCCGGACAGGTCCTTGTCCGTGTCCACGCCACCTCCATCAATCCGCTGGATTATCAGGTCCGGCGCGGTGATTATCCCGATTATGTACCCCTGCCCGCCATTACCGGGCATGACGTTTCGGGCGTCGTCGAAAGCGTCGGCCCCGGCGTGACCAGCTTCGTCCCCGGTGATGAAGTCTGGTACACCCCGCAGATTTTTGACGGGGACGGAAGCTACGCCGAATACCATGTCGCTTCGGAAAAAATTATTGGCAAAAAACCGGCCTCGCTCAGCCACCTCGAAGCCGCCAGTCTGACGCTGGTCGGCGGCACGGCGTGGGAGGCACTGGTGGTGCGTGCGGGCCTTCGTGTCGGTGAAAGCATCCTGATCCACGGCGGTGCCGGCGGTGTCGGCCATGTGGCAATCCAGGTCGCGAAAGCCATAGGTGCCAAGGTCTTCACCACCGTACGCGAAGATAACTTCGAATTCGCCCAAAGCCTCGGCGCGGACGTCCTCATCGACTACACCAAGGAGGATTATGTCGATGCCATCCTGCGCGAAACCGATGGCAAAGGGGTGGATGTCATCTTTGACACCATCGGCGGCAATACACTCGCCAAAAGTGCCGATGCACTGGCCCAGCTTGGCCGTGTCGTCTCGATTGTCGATATCGCACAGCCGCAGAACCTGATCGAAGCCTGGGGCAAAAACGCCAGCTACCACTTCGTGTTCACCCGCCAGAACCGGGGCAAGCTTGACGAGCTAAGCACCCTGATCGAACGCGGCCAGCTCCGCCCCCATGTCGGTGCCGTCTATTCACTGGCCGACATCCCGCTTGCCCACGCCCGGCTGGAAAACCCCGATAACGGCCTCCGGGGGAAAATCGCGATCAAGGTCGCTCCATAA
- a CDS encoding metalloregulator ArsR/SmtB family transcription factor produces MLEIFKALSNRTRLEILKGLKEPAKNFPPQDEGDVDTVGVCVSSIQEGVGLSQSTVSDYLATLQRVGLVEVRRIGQWTYYKRNEATIRALAEAIGKEL; encoded by the coding sequence ATGCTCGAAATATTCAAAGCCCTCTCGAACCGGACCCGCCTTGAAATCCTCAAAGGCTTGAAAGAGCCTGCGAAGAACTTTCCTCCGCAGGATGAAGGCGACGTCGATACGGTTGGAGTTTGCGTCAGCAGTATTCAGGAAGGTGTCGGACTGTCGCAATCGACGGTGTCCGATTACCTTGCGACGCTGCAACGGGTGGGTCTGGTGGAAGTCAGACGCATCGGTCAGTGGACCTACTACAAGCGGAACGAAGCAACCATCCGCGCTCTTGCCGAGGCTATCGGAAAAGAACTGTAG
- a CDS encoding GNAT family N-acetyltransferase, whose product MIKIQHAEPRHRTGWERLWRQNIIQFGAPDMPNDVIDGLWQRILDPGHPMQAWLALDHDQDDDDQSVIGLAHLIIHPHTFTLRDVAYLEDFWVSPDHRSRGIGGLMMDALQEQARQNNWLRLYWLTASDNHGAQRLYDRLAKRVDSVLYKIDTI is encoded by the coding sequence ATGATCAAAATCCAGCACGCCGAACCCCGCCACCGCACCGGATGGGAACGCCTCTGGCGGCAAAACATCATCCAGTTCGGCGCACCCGACATGCCAAACGACGTGATTGATGGCCTGTGGCAGCGCATCCTTGATCCCGGCCACCCGATGCAGGCATGGCTGGCCTTGGATCATGACCAAGATGATGATGACCAATCCGTCATCGGACTGGCCCACCTGATTATCCACCCGCACACCTTCACGCTGCGCGATGTCGCCTATCTCGAAGATTTCTGGGTATCACCCGATCACCGAAGCCGCGGCATCGGCGGCCTGATGATGGATGCCCTGCAGGAACAGGCCAGACAAAACAACTGGCTCCGCCTCTACTGGCTCACCGCCAGCGACAACCACGGCGCCCAACGCCTCTATGACCGGCTGGCAAAACGGGTTGATTCGGTGCTGTATAAGATTGATACAATTTAA